In a single window of the bacterium genome:
- a CDS encoding maleylpyruvate isomerase N-terminal domain-containing protein — MTDSPERAIDPVEELRTSIRQFVQYVEAIPHDLWLTKIVNWTPRDVVAHLIGWNVCMLEGCELMRAGKAPTYLNDREHDYRHVNAASVDRYAARDRATLLSELEASFRGLEQYLTGLEAAAWGADTGIRLGGRPVTIRGSIRALARDYDHHRQRLAEWRSGL, encoded by the coding sequence GTGACGGATTCTCCAGAACGTGCAATCGACCCGGTCGAAGAATTGCGCACGAGCATTCGACAATTCGTGCAATACGTTGAGGCGATTCCCCACGATTTGTGGCTTACAAAGATCGTCAATTGGACACCGCGGGACGTTGTCGCGCACCTGATCGGCTGGAACGTGTGCATGCTTGAGGGCTGCGAGCTCATGCGCGCGGGAAAGGCGCCGACGTATCTCAACGATCGGGAACACGATTATCGGCACGTCAACGCGGCATCGGTCGATCGATACGCCGCGCGAGACCGTGCCACGCTACTCAGCGAACTGGAGGCGTCATTTCGAGGGCTGGAACAATACCTGACAGGGCTCGAGGCCGCCGCCTGGGGAGCCGATACCGGGATACGCCTCGGCGGCCGGCCGGTTACCATCCGGGGCAGCATACGGGCGCTGGCACGAGACTACGACCATCACCGGCAACGCCTCGCGGAGTGGCGGTCCGGTCTGTGA